The Nostoc cf. commune SO-36 genomic sequence GGATGTGATTGCTGGGAGTTATACCCCTGTGATGATTCCCCTAATTCGTTCTTACACGCGATCGGGAGTAGTCACGGATGCTCAAGGTCAAGCGATCGCAGGCGCACGGATAGAAGCTATACAAGCAGATCAGGGAACTCGGCGTTTTTCTGTTACCAACGGTGCTGGAGTCTATTATTTAGAAGGCTTGCCACAGGGTAAATACACTCTACAAATCAACGGTAAATCTGCTGGTAGCTTCAAATTGGAAGAGTCTTCTGAAGCATTCCAAGAGCTTAATTTGCAACAGCCGTCAATCCCCTAACAGGAACACGGTACAATCCAGAGGCACTTTTATTGTTACCAACGCGGGTTAAGGATGGAAGCAAATTTTCTGACGGCTGTTTTTCTACCCCTAGCTCTATTTATTATCATGTTAGGTATGGGGTTAACCTTGACCCTAGAAGACTTTAAGCGAGTTGTAACCTATCCCAAAGCGGTGGTGATTGGCTTGGTGGCGCAGTTAATTGTGTTGCCAATTGTGGGCTTTGGCATTGCGTCAGTGTTTCCCCTTGACCCACAATTAGCGGTAGGTGTGATGATTTTAGCAGCCTGTCCCGGTGGCGCTACTTCTAATATGATTACGTTTTTGGCTGGGGGTGATGTTGCTCTTTCTGTGACGCTAACAGCTATTAGTAGTTTCATTACTGTTTTTACGATTCCTTTGGTAGTAAATTTGTCAATGCAGAGATTTTTGGGGGAAGGAACAACGCTACAGTTACCTTTCTTAAATACTGTTTTGCAGATTGCGGTGATTACACTTCTACCTGTAGCAATTGGGATGATAGCCAAGCGGTATGCACCCGGATTGGCAGACAAGGCAGATAAACCTGTGAAGTGGCTGTCTTTATTTTTCCTGGCGGTGGTAATTACTGGAGTGCTGCTGCGAGAACGGAATAATTTTATTTCTTATGTAATAGATGTGGGCTGGGCAACTCTGATTTTGAATGTGGTTGCAATGGCTTTAGGTTTTGCGATCGCAACCTTAACCAGATTAGGAGAAAAACGCGTTACGGCAATTACCATAGAAGTAGGAATTCAAAATGGGACTCTGGCGATCGCGATCGCTTCTACGCCTACGCTACTAAATAGTCCTACAATGGCCATTCCTGGGGCAATTTATGGTCTGCTAATGTTTGTAACCGGCGCTGGATTTGCTTGGTGGGCTAGTCGTCGCCAAAGCTTGTTGAAAGCATAAAAGTAGTTTGCCTGATTGCCAAGTCTGGTTGTCCAGTAATTGAAAGTATCCCCATACAAGCTAGACTTTCATTCCTTTGCGAAGTTGTAAAGTGGAATAGGAAGTCGAAGAGAGTATCAAGAATATACATGTACGTACTAATTGGTGGTGCAGGCTTAGTGGGCTTAAATTTGGCGCAAAAACTGGTAGAACTGGGACATACTGTTGCCGTAATTGACATTGACCCTATCGCTTGCCGCTATGCCCGTGAACAAGTGGGTGCAATGGCTTTTGAAGGCAGTGCTGTAAGTACAGAAGTATTGTTAGAAGCGGGGATTCGCAAAGCCGGTTCCTTGGCAGCTGTTCTGAGAAGTGATGCCTTAAACTTGGCAATGGTGACTCTTGCAAAACATTACGGTGTCACCCATATTTTGAGTCGGATGCGCCACCCCGATTTTGCCGAACCGTTACGTATCGCTGGAGCTAACCATGTTATCAGTACTGTTGAACTATCAGTTTCAACAATGGTGAATGCCATTGAATATCCACAAGTGGAATCAATGATGCATTTTGAGCAGGGACAGATTGAGGTTCTGAAACTTTCCATCCCCAACAATTGTTATGTGGCTGGTCGTAGCGTTGCCGAAATTGCTCAGGATTCCCAATTTCCTAGTGGTTCGCTAATTATTGGCTATCAACCCCATCCCC encodes the following:
- a CDS encoding potassium channel family protein, which gives rise to MYVLIGGAGLVGLNLAQKLVELGHTVAVIDIDPIACRYAREQVGAMAFEGSAVSTEVLLEAGIRKAGSLAAVLRSDALNLAMVTLAKHYGVTHILSRMRHPDFAEPLRIAGANHVISTVELSVSTMVNAIEYPQVESMMHFEQGQIEVLKLSIPNNCYVAGRSVAEIAQDSQFPSGSLIIGYQPHPHEDLMIPNGSTILEPHSTVLIVTKPGCLHQVIDFIEQKC
- a CDS encoding bile acid:sodium symporter family protein, which codes for MEANFLTAVFLPLALFIIMLGMGLTLTLEDFKRVVTYPKAVVIGLVAQLIVLPIVGFGIASVFPLDPQLAVGVMILAACPGGATSNMITFLAGGDVALSVTLTAISSFITVFTIPLVVNLSMQRFLGEGTTLQLPFLNTVLQIAVITLLPVAIGMIAKRYAPGLADKADKPVKWLSLFFLAVVITGVLLRERNNFISYVIDVGWATLILNVVAMALGFAIATLTRLGEKRVTAITIEVGIQNGTLAIAIASTPTLLNSPTMAIPGAIYGLLMFVTGAGFAWWASRRQSLLKA